CAGTAGTGGAATgttgccctctctctctctctctctctctctctctctctcattatTTCAGGTCATTAGATTCACGCATTACAATTAACTATTTTTAGCGGTGTCATGGTTATATTGGGAAAAGGTGAAACTTTGCTTTCCTTTGGAAGTTTAGTTACAGCAGGAGCGTGCATTCTATATATTGAAAAGTTTAAATACCCACCACTACAATATCTTCATAAGAATCTTTTTTCTACCGTTAGCACAAAGAAGATGCTTCTGGCCTACTACATGAACTCGTTCTTGCCGACTTTATCCTCTGTTTATTTGCTCCGCGAGGTAAGATCTTGCTTGCTCGTCTCTTGTTTGATAAACTATCTGTGAGCTGAACCATTCTGTGTTTCATGTTTCCTTGCCGTGTAGGTTCTTTGTTGGTTCGTGGGACTTCTGTCGTTAACCAACAAGGTTGGATCTGTTCTGATTCGCTTGGTTGATTAGTGCTTGATGAACAGCCTATGAATCTATGTGTTTGTGCGACCAGCTTCCCTGTCTATTTGTTTTTTTTTGGGTTCATCTACCATGCTTGTCGTACTATGTATGGGGTTTTTGCTTCAGATCTTGTCAGGAAAACAACTTTCCTTCTATCTTTACGGTTGTACTGCTGGTTTAGTCCTATGCATACACGGTCCTCTTCCTGGTTGATTGGGTGCTTGTAGGCCATTGGTTCATGCCCGTGCTTGTATAGTATGGCCTGTTTTCTTACCTTTTGCTAATTCCCAGTAAACTACAAGACTTGCTCAAGTTAGTGCATTAAAAGAAACATATGCAGCACGTGATAGTTGCTGCTTGCTAATAAAGGAATGATGCCTCCATCAATAGAAAATAAATATGTAGGTTACAAAATACAGTCAGACATATACACCACTTGCTTATTGTTTTTAAACATGCTTGCTTTTTCTTTTATCTTTCATAAACCTCTGATTCCTTTCAGGTTTCCGATTTCCTTTTGTTCTACAGGCGTTGTTATCATTACTTCTTCTCCCTTCGCTGGCTCGTCATCTGCTTGCTATCAAGGTTTGTGCTTCCTGTTTGACCTTTGTCTTCTCATACTGCTGTAGTACTACCAAGGCACGGTTGATCTTCTATGGTCTTCGAGGCATGACTTTAACCACTGATACATACACAACTAGATGGATTGGACGTTTATGAATGTCATCATTGTATTTATCTTACAAAATGCGTGAATCTAACTAATTACAAGTGAAAACATTTCTTGCCATCGAAACGGAATGGTAGTTTGCCCTTCATTGCAATAATTAATTTACACCTGCATTATAGTAAGCTCGAAACCCGATTAAGTGTCATTAGAAATGAGCATGGATTAGTTTATGAATAAGAAAGCTTTCTTACTCTAGTGGGGCTTAGTGTCGCAACAATATCTCGGTTTTGCTTCTCCGCAAGAACTCTAAGTATATGTAATAGTGCTATAACTTTCAGCATCGCATAAAGTACATCAAAAGTTGTCCTCAATCACCACTACTATTCTAATTTTCATTGCAGCTTTGTGAAATAAGTTTTGTCATCTCACTGAATGTTAAAAACAATCAGGGTACCTTAAGTAAAAGCATAGAACTGCCAAAGAAGCACAGTCCTTTCA
The sequence above is a segment of the Aegilops tauschii subsp. strangulata cultivar AL8/78 chromosome 6, Aet v6.0, whole genome shotgun sequence genome. Coding sequences within it:
- the LOC109780348 gene encoding uncharacterized protein isoform X6, which encodes MVILGKGETLLSFGSLVTAGACILYIEKFKYPPLQYLHKNLFSTVSTKKMLLAYYMNSFLPTLSSVYLLREVLCWFVGLLSLTNKVSDFLLFYRRCYHYFFSLRWLVICLLSRAAASALLSACVFACSFFER
- the LOC109780348 gene encoding uncharacterized protein isoform X2; this encodes MVILGKGETLLSFGSLVTAGACILYIEKFKYPPLQYLHKNLFSTVSTKKMLLAYYMNSFLPTLSSVYLLREVLCWFVGLLSLTNKVSDFLLFYRRCYHYFFSLRWLVICLLSRSSFATSGCLIG
- the LOC109780348 gene encoding uncharacterized protein isoform X4, whose translation is MMHKEDASGLLHELVLADFILCLFAPRGSLLVRGTSVVNQQGVVIITSSPFAGSSSACYQAMSAWDHNHLIEHINPARVPAIPASFVSQIHPARSIRLAGPGLPLRRLAA
- the LOC109780348 gene encoding uncharacterized protein isoform X5, which codes for MMHKEDASGLLHELVLADFILCLFAPRGSLLVRGTSVVNQQGFRFPFVLQALLSLLLLPSLARHLLAIKVFLCDVWLPDRLIFSLPVRQVSAVVQFM
- the LOC109780348 gene encoding uncharacterized protein isoform X1 is translated as MVILGKGETLLSFGSLVTAGACILYIEKFKYPPLQYLHKNLFSTVSTKKMLLAYYMNSFLPTLSSVYLLREVLCWFVGLLSLTNKALLSLLLLPSLARHLLAIKVFLCDVWLPDRLIFSLPVRQVSAVVQFM